A part of Bufo bufo chromosome 7, aBufBuf1.1, whole genome shotgun sequence genomic DNA contains:
- the LOC121007513 gene encoding gamma-crystallin 1 isoform X2, with the protein MGKIIFYEDRNFQGRSHECSSDCSDLNSYFSRCNSIRVENGNWMLYERPNYTGHQYFLRRGEYPDFQQWMGINDSIRSCRIIPQHRGSFRLRIYEREEFRGQMMEFTEDCPQVHEEFNYHDIHSCNVLEGHWIFYEQPNYKGRQYYLRPGEYRRYSEWGAVTPRVGSFRRVQELF; encoded by the exons ATGGGCAAG ATCATCTTCTATGAGGATAGAAACTTTCAGGGCCGCTctcatgagtgcagctctgactgTTCTGACCTGAACTCATATTTCAGTCGTTGCAACTCCATCCGTGTAGAGAATGGAAATTGGATGCTCTATGAACGTCCCAACTATACTGGGCATCAGTACTTCCTGAGGAGAGGAGAATATCCTGACTTCCAGCAGTGGATGGGAATAAATGATTCCATAAGATCTTGCCGCATTATTCCTCAG CACCGTGGATCCTTTAGATTGAGAATCTATGAGAGGGAAGAATTCAGGGGACAGATGATGGAGTTCACTGAAGACTGCCCTCAAGTCCATGAGGAGTTCAATTATCATGACATCCACTCCTGTAATGTCCTTGAAGGACACTGGATTTTCTATGAGCAACCAAACTACAAGGGACGCCAGTATTACCTGAGACCAGGAGAGTACAGGAGATACAGCGAGTGGGGCGCTGTAACCCCTAGAGTTGGTTCTTTTAGGAGAGTTCAGGAATTGTTTTAA
- the LOC121007513 gene encoding gamma-crystallin 1 isoform X1, with the protein MGKIIFYEDRNFQGRSHECSSDCSDLNSYFSRCNSIRVENGNWMLYERPNYTGHQYFLRRGEYPDFQQWMGINDSIRSCRIIPQVHRGSFRLRIYEREEFRGQMMEFTEDCPQVHEEFNYHDIHSCNVLEGHWIFYEQPNYKGRQYYLRPGEYRRYSEWGAVTPRVGSFRRVQELF; encoded by the exons ATGGGCAAG ATCATCTTCTATGAGGATAGAAACTTTCAGGGCCGCTctcatgagtgcagctctgactgTTCTGACCTGAACTCATATTTCAGTCGTTGCAACTCCATCCGTGTAGAGAATGGAAATTGGATGCTCTATGAACGTCCCAACTATACTGGGCATCAGTACTTCCTGAGGAGAGGAGAATATCCTGACTTCCAGCAGTGGATGGGAATAAATGATTCCATAAGATCTTGCCGCATTATTCCTCAGGTA CACCGTGGATCCTTTAGATTGAGAATCTATGAGAGGGAAGAATTCAGGGGACAGATGATGGAGTTCACTGAAGACTGCCCTCAAGTCCATGAGGAGTTCAATTATCATGACATCCACTCCTGTAATGTCCTTGAAGGACACTGGATTTTCTATGAGCAACCAAACTACAAGGGACGCCAGTATTACCTGAGACCAGGAGAGTACAGGAGATACAGCGAGTGGGGCGCTGTAACCCCTAGAGTTGGTTCTTTTAGGAGAGTTCAGGAATTGTTTTAA